The sequence GACCCCACGGACAGCGATTCGCGACACGCGAGTGTCGCTATGATCTCGTGAACCGTCGGGTAGAGACGATTCAGGGGTCCGTCCGATCGGTTTTCACGCGGTAGGCGAGGTAAATCACGCCGAGAATGATCACGGGATAGACCAGTGCAGCGAGATACCACCCGAGTCCCATATCGGTGCTCGCGTACGACCAGTACTGGTCGTTTCGATCGTTCCCATCCAGTGAGTATCCACGACGACATCGAGCCACCAGCGGAGCCGAGATCGAGCAGTCCTCGAGACGCGGTTCGAACGAAGATGACACTCCTGCGAGCGACAACGACAGCTAGTTAGGACCCGGTGGCGACCCCTCGCACATGGACGGAGCGCTGATCATCCTCGACGGCTGGGGCCTCGGAAACGGCGGCCGGGACGCCGTTGCCGCCGCCGACACGCCAAACTTCGACCGGCTCGCTGCGGCCGGCGCGTACGGCACGCTCGAGGTCGCGGGCAGACGCGTCGGTCTGCCGGAGGGACAGATGGGCAACAGCGAGGTCGGCCACCTCAACATCGGGGCCGGCCGGGTCGTCTACCAGGAGTATACTCGTATTTCGGATTCGATCGCCGACGGCTCGTTCCGCGAGAACGACGCGGTCAACGCGGCGTTCGACAACGCCCTGGAAAACACCGTCGGACAGGAGTCCGACGAGCCCTCGCTCGGTGACGCTCGCGAGAACGACGGACGCGTCCACTTCGTCGGCCTCGTCAGCGACGGCGGCGTCCACGCCGACCAGGAGCACCTCCACGCGCTGATCGAACTCGCTGCCGACCGCGGCGTCGAGACGGTCACCCACGCGATCACGGACGGTCGGGACACCTCGCCCACCGGCGGGCGGGAGTACCTCGCGACGCTCGAGGACGTCGTCGACGAGCACGGCACGGGCCACGTCGCAACCGTCACGGGCCGGTACTACGCGATGGACCGCGACCAGAACTGGGAGCGGACGAAGCGAGCCTACGACGCCATCGTAAATCGTGAGGCCGACCACGAGGCCGACTCCGCGCTCGAGGCCGTCGAGGACTCCTACGATCGGGACGTGACCGACGAGTTCGTCGAGCCAACGCGTATTTCTGGCCAGCCTGCACTCGCAGACGGCGACTCGGTCGTCTGGTTCAACTTCCGCTCGGATCGCGCCCGTCAACTCACGCGGCTGCTGGCAGACATTCGCCCCGAGGACTGGGCCGACGAGTTCGAAACTGATCCCCCGGACGCGGAGGTCGTGATGATGACCCAGTACGACAAGACGTTCGACCTGCCGGTGGCCTACCCGCCGAGCCAGCCCGAAAACGTCCTCGGCGAGGTGCTGGCCGACGCCGGGAAGACCCAACTGCGGATCGCCGAATCCGAGAAGTATGCCCACGTCACCTACTTCCTGAACGGCGGCCGCGAGGTCGAGTTCGACGGCGAGATTCGCGAGATCGTCGAGAGCCCGGACGTGCCAACGTACGACGAACAGCCGGCAATGAGCGCTCCCGAAGTGACCGACACCGCCATCGCAATCACCCAATCGGAACACCCGGATACCCTCGTGCTCAACTACGCCAACCCAGACATGGTGGGCCACACCGGCGACTACGACGCCGCCATCGAAGCCGTCGAGGCCGTCGACGAACAGCTCGGTCGCCTCGTCGAGACTCTCGAGTCCCACGGCGCCCACGTTTTGATCACCGCCGATCACGGCAACGCAGACGACATGGGCACCGAAGACGACCCTCACACCGCCCACACGTACAACGACGTGCCCCTGATCTACCTCGACGGCGAGGGCGGCGACGGAGGTCGCACCGTCCGCGAGGACGGGACGCTCGCCGACATCGCACCCACATTGCTCGAGCTGATCGGCGTCGACCAGCCCGCCGAGATGACCGGGGAATCGCTGCTCGAGTAGCGACTGCCCTGCAAACGCGGGACTTACAACGAGACCTCGAGCGTCTGCTCGCGACTCGAGAGACCAGTGACTGTCAGCACGAGGTCGTTCGGTCCAGTCCGCTCGACGTCGATGCGTCCCGTAAACGAGGTCTCCAGTCCCGTAATCATGCTGTCGACGTCGGTCTCGAGGTCGGCGCTGGTGTCGATGGCACAGACGCCGATTCCGTCTCCGCGGCGCAGCTCCGTCAGGAAATTCGTGTTCAGGAACCGGTAGACAGAACGGGTGTCGTCGACGGCTGCCGTGATCGTCGAACAGAGGAAGATACCCGACCGAAAGCGCGGGTGGACCTGCTGGGAGGCAGCGACCAGGTTCGAAAACTGCATTCCGAGCGTCGTCAGGTCCCCGATGTCGTCGACCGTTTCGATCTCGTCACCGCGTGCAGGTCCATTCGAGGCGAGTACGAGCGTCCGAGCGCCGGCCTCCCGTCTGACTGCATCGATGTTCCGCTGGACCGTCATGCCGTCGCTATTGGTCGCGAGAACGACGCTGCGTTCGCCGTCGTCTGCTGCGACGAGTCGATTGAAAACGCCACGAAGCGCATCCGCATCAGCTCCCGTTAGCAGGATCGATTCGCCGCTGTCGATGTCGTCGATCGGCAGGTCCGCAACCGCAAACCTGTCGGCGCCTGTCGCGTTCTTACTCATTGGCTTGCCCCCTCGACGGTCGCTCGTCCAGCATCGCGGAGTCGCTGGCGAAGCTCCAGAATCTCCATTACCGTGTCGGCGTACTGTTGTAAGGTCTCACGCTCTGGCTCGGTGTACTGGCGAGGTTCGTGATCGAGAACACAGACCTGCCCGATGACCTGACCGTTCGGCGCAGTCATGTTCGCGCCCGCGTACGAGACGATGCCGAGATTCTGAAGCTGGTCGTTCTCGGAAAACCGAGAGTCGGCAGTGATATCTTCGACGACCATCACGTCCTCCTGAAGCATACTGTGGGTGCAGATGGTATCTTCACGGGTCAGGGACTCCCAGTCGGCACCGGTACAGGCGAGGAAGTTCTCCTCCTCGGCTTCGATGAGGCCGACGAACGAGACCGCGACGTCGAAATGATCGGCAATCAGATCGGTCAGCCGGCCGAAACTGTCCTCGATCGGGAGTTCGTCGACCTCGTAGCCAGCGAGTGTCTCGAGTCGCTCGTCCTCGTCCGAAGGACGAAGGAAGCTCACCTGGGCGCTGTGCTCGATCACGTCGTTCACGACGAACTCGAGACGCTCGGCCGCGTCGGGAAGCCCCCGGTTCAGGTACTCGACGATCGATTCCTCGGCCGACGTCGTGTCGATCTCTCCCGGTGGAACATCCGTAAAGAGGACGCAGGGTGTCTGGGGAGCGTGCGCGCGAATCGTCCGAACGACGTCCATCCCGGTTCCGTCGGGAAGGTCGTAGCCCGTGACGACACAGACGACTGCTTCGTTCTCGAGGATCGACGCGACGTCGTCAGTCGACGTGGCCTCTATGGCCCGTAACTCGTCACTGGCATCGATGGTCTCGACGACGGAGTCGACGCGACCTTCCGAGTCCACACAAAGAACTGTTCGTGTCACCCGTCACCGTTTCGAGAACTGTAGGATATAAAGCGGGGCCAACAGTGCTGGGTTCCGTTGGCGGTGGCGTTGTCGACCGGATGGAAAAGAGAGGTAGAATTATGAGCATTGCGCCGGAATCACCGCCAATGAGTCAACAGAATACGGTTCAGGCCGGTGAACGAAAAGAAGAGGTCAAGCGAGCGATGTACATCCTGATCGTGTGGACGCTCGCGGTAGTTACCGCAGGAATCTTCATGGTCCTCCTTGCCGATCCGTTCGCGGCGATCTTCTCGTAACTGACGTAACTGGCTGTGAGTCTTTGCTCTGTTCGGCTCGTTTCGTTCGTTTCGTTTCAGTGCAGCCACGAAGCACTCACGCGTAGTGTGCCTCGAGATAGTCGACGATCGCGTCACTCACGTACATCGCCTCCTCGCGACCCGAATCGACGAGGTAGGGAATCTGGGCCTCCCCGCCGACTTGCTCGAGTATCGCGTTCGTCCGTTCGTTGCACACCTCGTCGTCGGGCGTCCGCGGGTTGTGAACCACGTACGAGAGCCCGAGTTCGGTCAGTTTTTCGCGAACCGATTCGGAGTGCGGACAGCCTTCGGCCTGGTAGAGTTCGAGCATCGATCTGACTTGGCCAGTCCGAGGGATACGTGTTGAGCGCGCACTGGAACAGCATCAGGATGGCGTCGACGCCGGCCGCTCAGGGTAACTCGTAGCGCTCACCGTCGACGGCGAGTGGGTCCTCGAACGCTTCCTCGACTGGATAGTAGTGAGCGACGTGAACGAGCCGCGTCCGGTCCGCGTTCAGGTCCTCGGCCAGCGAGAGGGCTCCTTCGCGGGTCATGTGTTTGGTTCCGAACGTCCGCGGGACGCCGTCGTCGTCCTCGTGCCGACCACCGATCGGGTGATATTCACAGAGGTGCGCCGGGACGATGCCGTCGGCCAGCAGGAGGTCCGGGTCGGCGAGAACCTCACGCGAACGTTCAGGAACCGCGTAACTCGTATCACCCGAGATCGACAGTTTCGAACCCGTTTCTGGATCTTCGATGGCGACGCCGTAACACAGCAACGGCGGGTGTTCGACCGGGACCAGCGTCACGTCGAACCCGCAGATCCGGACCGGCTCGAGCGGCGGCGTCGGACGGACGTCGATCACGTTGAGGTAGTAGTAGTCCTCGACGATCGACTGGGCGACGCTGCGGCCGGTCTCGGGGTCGACCTCGTTCGCCGCGTAGACGTCGATGGAGTCGAACACGCGAAAGACGTTCCCAAGGCCGTCGAAGTGATCGAAGTGGACGTGCGTGACGACGGCCGCGTCGGGGAGCGGGACCTCCTCGCGCAGGAACTGGTGGCGAAAGTCCGGACTGAAGTCGATCAGCAGCGACTCGCCGCGGCGCTCGTTCTCGACGTGGATCGAAAACCGCGTGCGCTCGAGGCCCTCCTCACGGGCCCGTTCGCAGGTGTCACAGTCACAGCCGACCGTCGGCGTCCCCGTCGTGTCGCCCGTCCCGAGGAGGGTCACGCGCACCGATCGTCACCTCCGCGACGGTCGAAACCGTTGGCTCCGTCGACGTCACCAGCCCGGTTCGTTCCGGCGACTGCAGCCGACCGCGTACTCGGAGCGCCGTCCATCACTCGGTCCCTTCATTCGCACCCATCAGTTAAGGGTGTTCCCCGTCAGTGCGGACGGTTTTGCCGGTGTCGCCGAGCGTCAGCGTCACCGAGCCACGTGATCGAAGACCGTGACCGGCGCTGCGACCACGCGATAAGTCAAACCCGAGTTTGAGTCACGCGAGGAATTAGGTACGCGTAGCCCGAACCGACTGTCAACCGACCGACTCGCCATGTCCGGACTCCTCCCGACGACCACAGACGCGACGACCGACCGCTCGGGATCGCCCGCACTGCTGTGTCTCGAAGACGACCGCACCGACGAGATTCTCGATGCCCTCTCGTCTGACACCGCTCGAGCGATCTTTCGGGCACTGAACGAGCGACCGCGCTCGGCCGCCGCCCTCGCAGACCACCTCGAGATGTCGATCCAGCGTGTCAGCTACCACCTCGACACTCTCACCGAGATCGGCCTCATCGAGGTTGCAGACACCTGCTATTCGGAGAAGGGCCGTGAGATGGACGTCTACGCCGTCGCCGAGGAACCGCTCGTGATATTTCTCGGCAGCGAGAACGACCAGCCCGGACTGCGGATCGCGCTCAAGAACCTCGCAGTCGCGGTCGGCCCCGTCTCGATCCTGATCGCGATCTGGGAGACGCTCGCCCGATTCGTCGGTTCCGACGGGGCTGCCTGATCGTCAACAAGCGTCCGCCGATCGGTTCTCAATCCCGGCGAACGTATCGCCACGCTTATGGATTCGGACGGCGGCCTCTCGAGTCACACGTGAGCGTCGACCGGGTTCGAACGCGCGAAGACACTGATGGCTGTGCCTGTCTCGAGTGTCGTGGCGTTCGATCGGTCGCGACGCGGCGGGGGCTCGGCGACGTCCTCCTGTGGTCGATCGGGTTGCTCCGCACCCGGCCGTCGATCGTCGTCGTCTTCCTCGGGCTGGCGGCGCTGCAACTGGTCGGGACGATTGGATCGGTCTGGGTCGGGTTCGCTGTCGCCATCGTCTCCTTCGTTGGATCGCTGTTCGCGCTCTGTTACGTGGCCACACTCGCCGGCGGCGAACTCCTCGGCGAACGCTATCCCGTCGGAACCGCGATTCGGTACGCTCTCAGGCGGTTGCCCGCAGCGGCGACGATCCAGATTGGGGTGCTGTTCTCCATGATGCTGGCCATCTTCGTCATCTTCCTGGGCTCGATCACGGTCGTCCTCTCGGGAGATCTCCGCGTGCTCGTGGCCGGTGCGGTCGTCCTGCTCGTCCTCCTGATCGTCTTCGTCGTCGTCGCAACCAAATTCGTCCTCGCGACCACCGCTGCCGTCGTCGGCGGCTACGGGCCGCTCAGATCGCTCCGGGTGAGCTGGCGGCTCGTCTCCTTCCGTCGCCGGACGACCATCCTGCTCGTGGGCCTGCTCGTCGTGCTCCCGGCAAGTTACGGCATCGCCGAACTGGCGACCGTCACCGACCCCTACCCCGTGATCGGCAACGACGCCGTCCGGTTCGGCGTCCAGGCCGCCAGCACCGTCACAACGTTCCTCTCCTCTGCGGTCACCATCGCCGTCTTCACCCACGTCTACGTGCAAGGCGTCCTCGAGTGAGGGCGACGCTCGAGTTCTGGCTCGGTCCGAGACTGTGGTGATCGCTCAGTACAGTCGAGATAACGATCAACTTAATGGTGTGGGTTGGGGTGGAATATCCGGCCCGCCGTCGGCGGTGGGTTGTCCCTGCGCTGTCGGATTCACTCCCGCCCTGTTCGCTCCTCGGTTCCGACAGTGCGTCGGAACACTCGTCACTCACGGGAAGAGCGGGATTCTCTCCTCGTAGGAAGATAGGCCCTGATCGTTCGCCGTCTCTCACCAACAGAGACAGGCTGTCACTCCCGAATCTGGGATCGACACCGAAAGGTCTCCGACCTACGGCCAGCTCGCTGGAAGCTCGCTCTGGTGGTCGACGAGCAACTCGACAAGTGGCGCGATCTCGTCGAAGCGCGGCCCACACGTAATTGTCTTCGAATCGGGGTTCCACTCGATGAAGCCCGCCTCGTCGAGCTTCGGGAGGTGAGCATGGTGTAACCTCACCAGGACCCCCTCACGTCGCTCGTCACTGGTGACGGCCCCTGAAGTGATTCAGCACGACTCGAGCGAGCAGAGAACAGTTCGAACGACGGCGTTGGTCCCTAACGGTCAGTGGTCGTGATCGTGGCCGTGACTGTGATCGTGATCGTGGTCGTGATCGTGGCCGTGCCCACCGTCGGTCGCACCACCGAGGTCGCCACCGGCAACCAGCGCGTCGTGATCGCCCTCCATCATGTCCATGTTCTTGAGGGTGTCGCGCTCTTCGAACTCCTTGACGGCGTTGACGAGGTCGTCCTGGGTCAGCGACGTTCTGTCCTCGGTCAGGGCCTCGAGGACGGCTTCTCGAAGGACCATCCGGAGGTCGCTGCCGGTGAGACCGTCGGTGATCTCGGCGATGAACTGTGGATCGAACTCCTCGATGTCCATCTGGCGGGTGATGACCCGGAGGATGTCCGCCCGCATGTCGTAGTCGGGTTTCGGGAAGTTGACGATCTCGTCGAAGCGCCGCCAGGCGGCGGCGTCCAGTTGATCGGGGTGGTTGGTCGCCCCGATGAGGAGCACGTCGTCTTCGATCAGCGAGATGTTGTCGATGCTCTTGAGCAGTGTGTTGACCGCACGTTTCAGGGCCGCGTGTTCGTCGCTCCGGCGCGTCTTGGCGACGAAGTCGAACTCGTCGATAAAGAGGATACACGGCGAGAGCCGTTTGGCCACCTCGAACGTCTTGTCGACGTTCTTGGCCGTCTCACCGAGGTACTGTGAGGTGATCATCGAGAGTTTGACCTCGACGAACGGGAGGTCCATGTCCTGGGCCAGCGCCTGCGCCGTCGAGGTCTTGCCCGTCCCCGGCGGCCCGACGAACAGCAGTTTCCCAATCTCGCGCAGGCCGATCTGGGAGAGGTAGTCTCTGTGTTCGATCGCTTTCGCGATCTTGTCCAGTTCGTTCTCCTGATCGGCCGTGAGCACGAGGTCCTCGAGAGACATGTCGACTTCCTCGGGCGCGCGCACGTCAACGAGGTCGAGCATCTCCTCGTCTTCCTCGTCGTCGAAATACTGCTCGAGGAGGGCGTCGATCCAGACGCGGTCGGCACGGATCGGCCGATTCCGCTCGCGCGCGTCGTCGTGACTGACGTCGACGTCGAACTCCTCGTGGTCGGCGAAGTGTTTCGCCAGCGTCGGGTTCTCGAGCAGTCGGTCGTCGTCGGCGCGGTCGGCGAACCAGCGCTCGGCCATCCCGCGTTCGGCGAGCGTGATGGTCCCGGAGAACTCGTCGCGCTCGGTGAACATCAGGTCGGAGATGGCCGCC is a genomic window of Natrarchaeobaculum aegyptiacum containing:
- a CDS encoding glutathione S-transferase N-terminal domain-containing protein, with protein sequence MLELYQAEGCPHSESVREKLTELGLSYVVHNPRTPDDEVCNERTNAILEQVGGEAQIPYLVDSGREEAMYVSDAIVDYLEAHYA
- a CDS encoding ArsR/SmtB family transcription factor; translation: MSGLLPTTTDATTDRSGSPALLCLEDDRTDEILDALSSDTARAIFRALNERPRSAAALADHLEMSIQRVSYHLDTLTEIGLIEVADTCYSEKGREMDVYAVAEEPLVIFLGSENDQPGLRIALKNLAVAVGPVSILIAIWETLARFVGSDGAA
- a CDS encoding MBL fold metallo-hydrolase, producing the protein MRVTLLGTGDTTGTPTVGCDCDTCERAREEGLERTRFSIHVENERRGESLLIDFSPDFRHQFLREEVPLPDAAVVTHVHFDHFDGLGNVFRVFDSIDVYAANEVDPETGRSVAQSIVEDYYYLNVIDVRPTPPLEPVRICGFDVTLVPVEHPPLLCYGVAIEDPETGSKLSISGDTSYAVPERSREVLADPDLLLADGIVPAHLCEYHPIGGRHEDDDGVPRTFGTKHMTREGALSLAEDLNADRTRLVHVAHYYPVEEAFEDPLAVDGERYELP
- a CDS encoding DUF7344 domain-containing protein — encoded protein: MTSGAVTSDERREGVLVRLHHAHLPKLDEAGFIEWNPDSKTITCGPRFDEIAPLVELLVDHQSELPASWP
- the gpmI gene encoding 2,3-bisphosphoglycerate-independent phosphoglycerate mutase; this translates as MDGALIILDGWGLGNGGRDAVAAADTPNFDRLAAAGAYGTLEVAGRRVGLPEGQMGNSEVGHLNIGAGRVVYQEYTRISDSIADGSFRENDAVNAAFDNALENTVGQESDEPSLGDARENDGRVHFVGLVSDGGVHADQEHLHALIELAADRGVETVTHAITDGRDTSPTGGREYLATLEDVVDEHGTGHVATVTGRYYAMDRDQNWERTKRAYDAIVNREADHEADSALEAVEDSYDRDVTDEFVEPTRISGQPALADGDSVVWFNFRSDRARQLTRLLADIRPEDWADEFETDPPDAEVVMMTQYDKTFDLPVAYPPSQPENVLGEVLADAGKTQLRIAESEKYAHVTYFLNGGREVEFDGEIREIVESPDVPTYDEQPAMSAPEVTDTAIAITQSEHPDTLVLNYANPDMVGHTGDYDAAIEAVEAVDEQLGRLVETLESHGAHVLITADHGNADDMGTEDDPHTAHTYNDVPLIYLDGEGGDGGRTVREDGTLADIAPTLLELIGVDQPAEMTGESLLE
- a CDS encoding ATP-binding protein, with the protein product MSDAALEVVEFVLTASVYSEDRTLDENDLPPAYRRVYWTGGVDDEAGDDDDAGADGGTAGGRARPAGISRPLSVTEQTAREATGVPEPWAAISDLMFTERDEFSGTITLAERGMAERWFADRADDDRLLENPTLAKHFADHEEFDVDVSHDDARERNRPIRADRVWIDALLEQYFDDEEDEEMLDLVDVRAPEEVDMSLEDLVLTADQENELDKIAKAIEHRDYLSQIGLREIGKLLFVGPPGTGKTSTAQALAQDMDLPFVEVKLSMITSQYLGETAKNVDKTFEVAKRLSPCILFIDEFDFVAKTRRSDEHAALKRAVNTLLKSIDNISLIEDDVLLIGATNHPDQLDAAAWRRFDEIVNFPKPDYDMRADILRVITRQMDIEEFDPQFIAEITDGLTGSDLRMVLREAVLEALTEDRTSLTQDDLVNAVKEFEERDTLKNMDMMEGDHDALVAGGDLGGATDGGHGHDHDHDHDHSHGHDHDH
- a CDS encoding GAF domain-containing protein, with product MDSEGRVDSVVETIDASDELRAIEATSTDDVASILENEAVVCVVTGYDLPDGTGMDVVRTIRAHAPQTPCVLFTDVPPGEIDTTSAEESIVEYLNRGLPDAAERLEFVVNDVIEHSAQVSFLRPSDEDERLETLAGYEVDELPIEDSFGRLTDLIADHFDVAVSFVGLIEAEEENFLACTGADWESLTREDTICTHSMLQEDVMVVEDITADSRFSENDQLQNLGIVSYAGANMTAPNGQVIGQVCVLDHEPRQYTEPERETLQQYADTVMEILELRQRLRDAGRATVEGASQ